Proteins encoded by one window of Pelmatolapia mariae isolate MD_Pm_ZW linkage group LG14, Pm_UMD_F_2, whole genome shotgun sequence:
- the dyrk1ab gene encoding dual-specificity tyrosine-(Y)-phosphorylation regulated kinase 1A, b isoform X1 yields MKFYRRRCIQLCPGNKRGETSACKPSSVRLAPSFSLHTAGLQMAAPMPHTHQQYSDRHQPSTDQSVTVLPYSDQTPQLTANQRHMPQCFRDPTSAPLRKLSIDLIKTYKHINEVYYAKKKRRHQQGQGEDSSHKKERKVFNDGYDDDNYDYIVKNGEKWMDRYEIDSLIGKGSFGQVVKAYDRAEQEWVAIKIIKNKKAFLNQAQIEVRLLELMNKHDTEMKYYIVHLKRHFMFRNHLCLVFEMLSYNLYDLLRNTNFRGVSLNLTRKFAQQLCTALLFLATPELSIIHCDLKPENILLCNPKRSAIKIVDFGSSCQLGQRIYQYIQSRFYRSPEVLLGMPYDLAIDMWSLGCILVEMHTGEPLFSGANEVDQMNKIVEVLGIPPNHIMDLAPKARKFFEKLSDGTWSVKKTKDGKRYKPPASRKLHSILGVETGGPGGRRAGESGHAVADYLKFKDLILRMLDYDPKSRIQPYYALQHSFFKKTADEGTNTSSSVSTSPALEQSQSSGTTSSTSSSSGGSSGTSTSGRARSDPTHHHLHSGGHFGTAMPAMDGDSLCPQARQPYPPPLVWGGGVGPESVTGETHPVQETTFHVPPQHPKALHPHSHTHHHHGQMMATRPRPRHYTSPTHSSSTQDSMEVVHGHLSMTSLSSSASSSSTSSSSTGNHGNQAYQLRHLPAGALDFGQNGGLSMGLGAFSNPRQETGMAAHPAFSMGTNTGPAHYLAEGHLGMRQGMDREESPMTGVCVQQSSMASS; encoded by the exons ATGAAATTTTACAGGAGAAGATGCATCCAG CTCTGCCCTGGCAACAAAA GAGGAGAGACTTCAGCATGCAAACCTTCGTCCGTCCGGCTTGCGCCCTCTTTTTCTTTACACACTGCTGGTCTTCAGATGGCTGCTCCAATGCCCCATACGCACCAGCAGTACAGTGACCGCCACCAGCCAAGCACTGACCAATCTGTTACGGTCTTACCGTACAGCGACCAGACACCACAGCTCACTGCCAATCAG AGGCACATGCCCCAGTGCTTTCGTGACCCAACTTCAGCTCCCCTGAGGAAGCTCTCCATTGACCTTAtcaaaacatacaaacacatcAATGAg GTGTATTATGCAAAAAAGAAGCGACGGCACCAACAGGGTCAGGGTGAAGACTCCAGtcacaaaaaagagagaaaggtcTTTAATGACGGCTATGACGATGACAACTATGACTACATCGTCAAGAATGGGGAGAAGTGGATGGACCGCTATGAGATTGATTCCTTGATAGGAAAAGGATCATTTGGACAG GTTGTGAAAGCATATGACCGAGCAGAGCAGGAATGGGTTGCCATTAAGATCATCAAGAACAAGAAAGCTTTCCTCAATCAAGCCCAGATTGAAGTGCGGCTCCTAGAGCTCATGAACAAACATGATACCGAGATGAAATACTACATTG TTCACCTAAAGCGTCACTTCATGTTTCGGAACCACCTCTGCCTCGTGTTTGAGATGCTGTCCTACAATCTATACGACCTGCTCCGAAATACCAACTTCCGTGGCGTCTCACTCAATCTCACCCGGAAGTTTGCCCAGCAGCTATGCACGGCGCTACTCTTCCTGGCCACACCTGAGCTCAGCATCATCCACTGTGACCTGAAGCCTGAGAACATCCTCCTTTGTAACCCCAAGAGGAGTGCCATCAAAATAGTGGACTTTGGCAGCTCATGCCAACTGGGCCAAAGG ATATACCAGTATATCCAGAGTCGCTTCTACCGTTCCCCAGAGGTGCTGCTGGGAATGCCCTATGACCTGGCCATTGACATGTGGTCCTTGGGTTGCATCTTGGTAGAGATGCACACTGGGGAACCTCTGTTCAGCGGAGCTAACGAG GTGGACCAGATGAACAAAATAGTTGAGGTTCTTGGTATCCCGCCTAATCACATAATGGACCTAGCCCCAAAAGCCAGGAAGTTCTTTGAGAAGCTTTCGGATGGTACATGGAGTGTTAAGAAGACCAAAGATGGCAAAAGG TATAAGCCTCCAGCTTCGCGGAAGCTCCACTCCATCTTGGGTGTGGAGACAGGGGGTCCAGGTGGCCGGCGGGCGGGGGAGTCTGGCCATGCTGTTGCTGACTACTTGAAGTTCAAGGACCTGATCCTCCGGATGTTGGACTATGACCCTAAGAGCCGCATCCAGCCCTACTATGCCCTGCAGCACAGCTTCTTCAAGAAGACTGCGGATGAGGGGACCAATACAAGCAGTAGTGTGTCTACAAGCCCCGCATTAGAGCAGTCCCAGTCTTCAGGAACCACCTCCAGCACCTCCTCTAGCTCAG GAGGATCATCTGGGACAAGTACCAGTGGCAGAGCCAGATCAGACCCTACCCATCACCACTTGCATAGTGGAGGACATTTTGGCACGGCAATGCCTGCCATGGATGGTGACAGCCTCTGCCCACAG GCAAGACAGCCTTACCCACCCCCGCTGGTGTGGGGAGGTGGCGTCGGACCAGAATCAGTCACTGGAGAGACCCACCCAGTCCAGGAGACCACCTTCCATGTCCCCCCTCAGCACCCTAAGGCCCTGCATCCCCACTCACATACTCATCACCACCATGGGCAGATGATGGCTACACGTCCACGCCCACGCCACTACACTTCCCCGACACACAGCTCCTCGACACAGGACTCCATGGAGGTGGTTCATGGCCATCTGTCCATGACCTCCCTGtcttcctctgcctcctcttcctctacATCGTCCTCTTCCACTGGGAACCATGGCAACCAGGCCTACCAGCTCCGCCATTTGCCCGCTGGAGCCCTTGACTTTGGTCAGAATGGTGGGCTGAGCATGGGGCTAGGTGCCTTCTCGAACCCACGGCAGGAGACTGGCATGGCAGCGCACCCTGCATTCTCCATGGGAACGAACACAGGGCCTGCCCACTACCTAGCGGAAGGCCACCTGGGCATGAGGCAGGGCATGGACCGGGAAGAGTCTCCAATGACTGGAGTGTGTGTGCAGCAGAGTTCTATGGCCAGCTCGTGA
- the dyrk1ab gene encoding dual-specificity tyrosine-(Y)-phosphorylation regulated kinase 1A, b isoform X3 has product MAAPMPHTHQQYSDRHQPSTDQSVTVLPYSDQTPQLTANQRHMPQCFRDPTSAPLRKLSIDLIKTYKHINEVYYAKKKRRHQQGQGEDSSHKKERKVFNDGYDDDNYDYIVKNGEKWMDRYEIDSLIGKGSFGQVVKAYDRAEQEWVAIKIIKNKKAFLNQAQIEVRLLELMNKHDTEMKYYIVHLKRHFMFRNHLCLVFEMLSYNLYDLLRNTNFRGVSLNLTRKFAQQLCTALLFLATPELSIIHCDLKPENILLCNPKRSAIKIVDFGSSCQLGQRIYQYIQSRFYRSPEVLLGMPYDLAIDMWSLGCILVEMHTGEPLFSGANEVDQMNKIVEVLGIPPNHIMDLAPKARKFFEKLSDGTWSVKKTKDGKRYKPPASRKLHSILGVETGGPGGRRAGESGHAVADYLKFKDLILRMLDYDPKSRIQPYYALQHSFFKKTADEGTNTSSSVSTSPALEQSQSSGTTSSTSSSSGGSSGTSTSGRARSDPTHHHLHSGGHFGTAMPAMDGDSLCPQARQPYPPPLVWGGGVGPESVTGETHPVQETTFHVPPQHPKALHPHSHTHHHHGQMMATRPRPRHYTSPTHSSSTQDSMEVVHGHLSMTSLSSSASSSSTSSSSTGNHGNQAYQLRHLPAGALDFGQNGGLSMGLGAFSNPRQETGMAAHPAFSMGTNTGPAHYLAEGHLGMRQGMDREESPMTGVCVQQSSMASS; this is encoded by the exons ATGGCTGCTCCAATGCCCCATACGCACCAGCAGTACAGTGACCGCCACCAGCCAAGCACTGACCAATCTGTTACGGTCTTACCGTACAGCGACCAGACACCACAGCTCACTGCCAATCAG AGGCACATGCCCCAGTGCTTTCGTGACCCAACTTCAGCTCCCCTGAGGAAGCTCTCCATTGACCTTAtcaaaacatacaaacacatcAATGAg GTGTATTATGCAAAAAAGAAGCGACGGCACCAACAGGGTCAGGGTGAAGACTCCAGtcacaaaaaagagagaaaggtcTTTAATGACGGCTATGACGATGACAACTATGACTACATCGTCAAGAATGGGGAGAAGTGGATGGACCGCTATGAGATTGATTCCTTGATAGGAAAAGGATCATTTGGACAG GTTGTGAAAGCATATGACCGAGCAGAGCAGGAATGGGTTGCCATTAAGATCATCAAGAACAAGAAAGCTTTCCTCAATCAAGCCCAGATTGAAGTGCGGCTCCTAGAGCTCATGAACAAACATGATACCGAGATGAAATACTACATTG TTCACCTAAAGCGTCACTTCATGTTTCGGAACCACCTCTGCCTCGTGTTTGAGATGCTGTCCTACAATCTATACGACCTGCTCCGAAATACCAACTTCCGTGGCGTCTCACTCAATCTCACCCGGAAGTTTGCCCAGCAGCTATGCACGGCGCTACTCTTCCTGGCCACACCTGAGCTCAGCATCATCCACTGTGACCTGAAGCCTGAGAACATCCTCCTTTGTAACCCCAAGAGGAGTGCCATCAAAATAGTGGACTTTGGCAGCTCATGCCAACTGGGCCAAAGG ATATACCAGTATATCCAGAGTCGCTTCTACCGTTCCCCAGAGGTGCTGCTGGGAATGCCCTATGACCTGGCCATTGACATGTGGTCCTTGGGTTGCATCTTGGTAGAGATGCACACTGGGGAACCTCTGTTCAGCGGAGCTAACGAG GTGGACCAGATGAACAAAATAGTTGAGGTTCTTGGTATCCCGCCTAATCACATAATGGACCTAGCCCCAAAAGCCAGGAAGTTCTTTGAGAAGCTTTCGGATGGTACATGGAGTGTTAAGAAGACCAAAGATGGCAAAAGG TATAAGCCTCCAGCTTCGCGGAAGCTCCACTCCATCTTGGGTGTGGAGACAGGGGGTCCAGGTGGCCGGCGGGCGGGGGAGTCTGGCCATGCTGTTGCTGACTACTTGAAGTTCAAGGACCTGATCCTCCGGATGTTGGACTATGACCCTAAGAGCCGCATCCAGCCCTACTATGCCCTGCAGCACAGCTTCTTCAAGAAGACTGCGGATGAGGGGACCAATACAAGCAGTAGTGTGTCTACAAGCCCCGCATTAGAGCAGTCCCAGTCTTCAGGAACCACCTCCAGCACCTCCTCTAGCTCAG GAGGATCATCTGGGACAAGTACCAGTGGCAGAGCCAGATCAGACCCTACCCATCACCACTTGCATAGTGGAGGACATTTTGGCACGGCAATGCCTGCCATGGATGGTGACAGCCTCTGCCCACAG GCAAGACAGCCTTACCCACCCCCGCTGGTGTGGGGAGGTGGCGTCGGACCAGAATCAGTCACTGGAGAGACCCACCCAGTCCAGGAGACCACCTTCCATGTCCCCCCTCAGCACCCTAAGGCCCTGCATCCCCACTCACATACTCATCACCACCATGGGCAGATGATGGCTACACGTCCACGCCCACGCCACTACACTTCCCCGACACACAGCTCCTCGACACAGGACTCCATGGAGGTGGTTCATGGCCATCTGTCCATGACCTCCCTGtcttcctctgcctcctcttcctctacATCGTCCTCTTCCACTGGGAACCATGGCAACCAGGCCTACCAGCTCCGCCATTTGCCCGCTGGAGCCCTTGACTTTGGTCAGAATGGTGGGCTGAGCATGGGGCTAGGTGCCTTCTCGAACCCACGGCAGGAGACTGGCATGGCAGCGCACCCTGCATTCTCCATGGGAACGAACACAGGGCCTGCCCACTACCTAGCGGAAGGCCACCTGGGCATGAGGCAGGGCATGGACCGGGAAGAGTCTCCAATGACTGGAGTGTGTGTGCAGCAGAGTTCTATGGCCAGCTCGTGA
- the dyrk1ab gene encoding dual-specificity tyrosine-(Y)-phosphorylation regulated kinase 1A, b isoform X2, translated as MHPGGETSACKPSSVRLAPSFSLHTAGLQMAAPMPHTHQQYSDRHQPSTDQSVTVLPYSDQTPQLTANQRHMPQCFRDPTSAPLRKLSIDLIKTYKHINEVYYAKKKRRHQQGQGEDSSHKKERKVFNDGYDDDNYDYIVKNGEKWMDRYEIDSLIGKGSFGQVVKAYDRAEQEWVAIKIIKNKKAFLNQAQIEVRLLELMNKHDTEMKYYIVHLKRHFMFRNHLCLVFEMLSYNLYDLLRNTNFRGVSLNLTRKFAQQLCTALLFLATPELSIIHCDLKPENILLCNPKRSAIKIVDFGSSCQLGQRIYQYIQSRFYRSPEVLLGMPYDLAIDMWSLGCILVEMHTGEPLFSGANEVDQMNKIVEVLGIPPNHIMDLAPKARKFFEKLSDGTWSVKKTKDGKRYKPPASRKLHSILGVETGGPGGRRAGESGHAVADYLKFKDLILRMLDYDPKSRIQPYYALQHSFFKKTADEGTNTSSSVSTSPALEQSQSSGTTSSTSSSSGGSSGTSTSGRARSDPTHHHLHSGGHFGTAMPAMDGDSLCPQARQPYPPPLVWGGGVGPESVTGETHPVQETTFHVPPQHPKALHPHSHTHHHHGQMMATRPRPRHYTSPTHSSSTQDSMEVVHGHLSMTSLSSSASSSSTSSSSTGNHGNQAYQLRHLPAGALDFGQNGGLSMGLGAFSNPRQETGMAAHPAFSMGTNTGPAHYLAEGHLGMRQGMDREESPMTGVCVQQSSMASS; from the exons ATGCATCCAG GAGGAGAGACTTCAGCATGCAAACCTTCGTCCGTCCGGCTTGCGCCCTCTTTTTCTTTACACACTGCTGGTCTTCAGATGGCTGCTCCAATGCCCCATACGCACCAGCAGTACAGTGACCGCCACCAGCCAAGCACTGACCAATCTGTTACGGTCTTACCGTACAGCGACCAGACACCACAGCTCACTGCCAATCAG AGGCACATGCCCCAGTGCTTTCGTGACCCAACTTCAGCTCCCCTGAGGAAGCTCTCCATTGACCTTAtcaaaacatacaaacacatcAATGAg GTGTATTATGCAAAAAAGAAGCGACGGCACCAACAGGGTCAGGGTGAAGACTCCAGtcacaaaaaagagagaaaggtcTTTAATGACGGCTATGACGATGACAACTATGACTACATCGTCAAGAATGGGGAGAAGTGGATGGACCGCTATGAGATTGATTCCTTGATAGGAAAAGGATCATTTGGACAG GTTGTGAAAGCATATGACCGAGCAGAGCAGGAATGGGTTGCCATTAAGATCATCAAGAACAAGAAAGCTTTCCTCAATCAAGCCCAGATTGAAGTGCGGCTCCTAGAGCTCATGAACAAACATGATACCGAGATGAAATACTACATTG TTCACCTAAAGCGTCACTTCATGTTTCGGAACCACCTCTGCCTCGTGTTTGAGATGCTGTCCTACAATCTATACGACCTGCTCCGAAATACCAACTTCCGTGGCGTCTCACTCAATCTCACCCGGAAGTTTGCCCAGCAGCTATGCACGGCGCTACTCTTCCTGGCCACACCTGAGCTCAGCATCATCCACTGTGACCTGAAGCCTGAGAACATCCTCCTTTGTAACCCCAAGAGGAGTGCCATCAAAATAGTGGACTTTGGCAGCTCATGCCAACTGGGCCAAAGG ATATACCAGTATATCCAGAGTCGCTTCTACCGTTCCCCAGAGGTGCTGCTGGGAATGCCCTATGACCTGGCCATTGACATGTGGTCCTTGGGTTGCATCTTGGTAGAGATGCACACTGGGGAACCTCTGTTCAGCGGAGCTAACGAG GTGGACCAGATGAACAAAATAGTTGAGGTTCTTGGTATCCCGCCTAATCACATAATGGACCTAGCCCCAAAAGCCAGGAAGTTCTTTGAGAAGCTTTCGGATGGTACATGGAGTGTTAAGAAGACCAAAGATGGCAAAAGG TATAAGCCTCCAGCTTCGCGGAAGCTCCACTCCATCTTGGGTGTGGAGACAGGGGGTCCAGGTGGCCGGCGGGCGGGGGAGTCTGGCCATGCTGTTGCTGACTACTTGAAGTTCAAGGACCTGATCCTCCGGATGTTGGACTATGACCCTAAGAGCCGCATCCAGCCCTACTATGCCCTGCAGCACAGCTTCTTCAAGAAGACTGCGGATGAGGGGACCAATACAAGCAGTAGTGTGTCTACAAGCCCCGCATTAGAGCAGTCCCAGTCTTCAGGAACCACCTCCAGCACCTCCTCTAGCTCAG GAGGATCATCTGGGACAAGTACCAGTGGCAGAGCCAGATCAGACCCTACCCATCACCACTTGCATAGTGGAGGACATTTTGGCACGGCAATGCCTGCCATGGATGGTGACAGCCTCTGCCCACAG GCAAGACAGCCTTACCCACCCCCGCTGGTGTGGGGAGGTGGCGTCGGACCAGAATCAGTCACTGGAGAGACCCACCCAGTCCAGGAGACCACCTTCCATGTCCCCCCTCAGCACCCTAAGGCCCTGCATCCCCACTCACATACTCATCACCACCATGGGCAGATGATGGCTACACGTCCACGCCCACGCCACTACACTTCCCCGACACACAGCTCCTCGACACAGGACTCCATGGAGGTGGTTCATGGCCATCTGTCCATGACCTCCCTGtcttcctctgcctcctcttcctctacATCGTCCTCTTCCACTGGGAACCATGGCAACCAGGCCTACCAGCTCCGCCATTTGCCCGCTGGAGCCCTTGACTTTGGTCAGAATGGTGGGCTGAGCATGGGGCTAGGTGCCTTCTCGAACCCACGGCAGGAGACTGGCATGGCAGCGCACCCTGCATTCTCCATGGGAACGAACACAGGGCCTGCCCACTACCTAGCGGAAGGCCACCTGGGCATGAGGCAGGGCATGGACCGGGAAGAGTCTCCAATGACTGGAGTGTGTGTGCAGCAGAGTTCTATGGCCAGCTCGTGA